A part of Nocardioides sp. WS12 genomic DNA contains:
- a CDS encoding ABC transporter ATP-binding protein: MRPSANITHLSPDDLRGNQQVLPRVARMLRPYRGKIVLVLVAVIVAAALQSVVPFLTRAVFDDALFPLDGGEPRLPLLAWLVVGMCVIPVVTALIGIGQNWLTSTIGNSAMADLRGDLFEHLQRMELAFFTATKTGAIQSRLANDVAGVRTVLTDTATTIVQNSVTVMAAFVAMVVLSWQLTILTLILMPLFVFLQMRVGRRRQRLARKTQESLSEMTAITEEALSVSGILLAKVFNRSESEVDRYREANHRQTRLQVEQAMTGRSFFAVVQTFFAITPALIYLAAGWIITGSLPVGEDALTAGTLVAFTTLQGRLQMPLLQLMRVSLDVQTSLALFRRIFEYLDLEPAITERPGAIALEPDRLRGRVEFRDVRFRYPEPRSLSGTVNRDRFGDTGVRIDADPRAEGPEAGPTWALDHVSLVVEPGELAAIVGPSGSGKTTATYLVPRFYDVTEGAVLIDGHDVRDLTLSSLADAVGMVTQEPYLFHGTIRDNIAYARPSATAEEIEQAARDANIHDRILSFAEGYETITGERGYRLSGGEKQRLAIARVLLKDPAILILDEATSALDNETERLVQEALERATRSRTTIAIAHRLSTIRSADVIFGLEDGRLVERGTHDDLIAAGGLYKRLYDEQFSRAPLPTGAGDPRRADIPL; the protein is encoded by the coding sequence GTGCGACCGAGCGCCAACATCACCCACCTGTCGCCGGACGACCTGCGCGGCAACCAGCAGGTGCTCCCACGCGTCGCGCGGATGCTGCGGCCCTACCGCGGCAAGATCGTCCTCGTCCTCGTCGCCGTGATCGTCGCGGCGGCGCTGCAGTCGGTGGTGCCGTTCCTGACCCGGGCGGTGTTCGACGACGCGCTGTTCCCCCTCGACGGCGGCGAACCACGGCTGCCCCTGCTCGCCTGGCTCGTCGTCGGCATGTGCGTCATCCCGGTCGTCACGGCGCTGATCGGGATCGGGCAGAACTGGCTGACGTCGACCATCGGGAACTCCGCGATGGCCGACCTGCGCGGCGACCTGTTCGAGCACCTCCAGCGGATGGAACTGGCGTTCTTCACGGCCACCAAGACGGGTGCGATCCAGTCCCGGCTGGCCAACGACGTCGCCGGCGTCCGCACCGTGCTGACGGACACCGCGACAACGATCGTGCAGAACTCCGTGACCGTCATGGCGGCGTTCGTGGCGATGGTCGTGCTGTCGTGGCAGCTCACGATCCTGACCCTGATCCTGATGCCCCTGTTCGTGTTCCTGCAGATGCGCGTCGGCCGGCGCCGGCAGCGGCTGGCCCGCAAGACGCAGGAATCCCTGTCAGAGATGACCGCCATCACCGAGGAAGCCCTGTCGGTGAGCGGGATCCTGCTCGCGAAGGTCTTCAACCGCTCCGAGTCGGAGGTCGACCGCTACCGCGAGGCCAACCACCGCCAGACCCGCCTGCAGGTCGAGCAGGCGATGACCGGCCGTTCGTTCTTCGCGGTCGTGCAGACGTTCTTCGCGATCACGCCGGCGCTCATCTACCTCGCGGCGGGCTGGATCATCACGGGATCGTTGCCCGTCGGCGAGGACGCGCTGACCGCCGGCACGCTGGTCGCCTTCACCACCCTGCAGGGCCGCCTCCAGATGCCGCTGCTGCAACTGATGCGGGTCTCCCTGGACGTACAGACGTCACTGGCACTGTTCCGCCGGATCTTCGAGTACCTCGACCTCGAGCCCGCGATCACCGAACGCCCAGGCGCCATCGCCCTCGAGCCCGACCGCCTCCGGGGACGGGTCGAGTTCCGCGACGTGCGCTTCCGCTACCCCGAGCCGCGGTCGCTGTCCGGCACCGTGAACCGCGACCGGTTCGGTGACACCGGTGTGCGGATCGATGCAGATCCACGCGCGGAGGGCCCGGAAGCAGGGCCGACCTGGGCGCTCGACCACGTCTCGCTGGTGGTCGAGCCGGGCGAGCTGGCTGCCATCGTGGGTCCGTCCGGGAGCGGCAAGACGACGGCGACGTACCTCGTCCCGAGGTTCTACGACGTCACCGAGGGCGCCGTACTCATCGACGGGCACGACGTCCGCGACCTCACCCTCTCCTCGCTCGCCGACGCGGTCGGGATGGTGACCCAGGAGCCGTACCTCTTCCACGGCACCATCCGCGACAACATCGCCTACGCGCGCCCGTCCGCGACCGCCGAGGAGATCGAACAGGCCGCGCGCGACGCCAACATCCACGACCGGATCCTCAGCTTCGCCGAGGGCTACGAGACGATCACCGGCGAGCGCGGCTACCGCCTCTCCGGCGGCGAGAAGCAACGCCTTGCGATCGCCCGGGTGCTGCTGAAGGACCCCGCCATCCTGATCCTCGACGAGGCCACCTCGGCCCTCGACAACGAGACCGAACGCCTCGTGCAGGAAGCCCTCGAACGCGCCACCCGTTCGCGCACCACCATCGCGATCGCCCACCGCCTGTCGACGATCCGCTCCGCGGACGTGATCTTCGGCCTCGAGGACGGCCGCCTCGTCGAACGCGGCACCCACGACGACCTGATCGCCGCCGGCGGCCTCTACAAGCGCCTGTACGACGAGCAGTTCTCCCGCGCCCCGCTCCCCACCGGTGCGGGCGACCCCCGGCGCGCCGACATCCCGCTGTAG
- a CDS encoding helix-turn-helix domain-containing protein, with the protein MQRADVDPEVRELSRRLLPEADQLGVRIAERLREEIPFYAGNPVLGFDEVVTSCTDNVRYILGKLAGDEAVNLDSPRMTGAARAEQGAPYAAVLQAFRLGGRFLWETLVERADPEARDVLLLAAADIWAVTDDLAASVTDAYRSALTDRARRDGQMRAVLVGSLLDGEGEDAPIGETAGLLDLGRGGEYVVVSAESPTPGAEGLPDVERVLRRSNVVSAWRLDHDHHEGVVGLRRGFGVDEVVEALAPLASGRVGVSRVLQRLEDAREGRRQARVACAAGTPGSTAVVQFGDQPIAVLLASSPDQARALAEAVLAPVLALAPDDRAVMVDTARAWLEGGGSTSVAAKALHVHRNTVRYRVRRLEEVTGRDLARPVDAAELYVALEAARILGLG; encoded by the coding sequence GTGCAACGAGCTGACGTCGATCCCGAGGTGCGCGAGCTCAGCCGCCGCCTGCTCCCGGAAGCCGACCAGCTCGGCGTCCGGATCGCCGAACGGCTGCGGGAGGAAATTCCGTTCTATGCGGGCAACCCGGTGCTCGGGTTCGACGAGGTCGTCACGTCCTGCACCGACAACGTGCGCTACATCCTCGGGAAACTCGCCGGCGACGAAGCAGTGAATCTGGACAGCCCCCGGATGACGGGGGCGGCGCGCGCCGAGCAGGGTGCGCCCTATGCGGCCGTGCTCCAGGCCTTCCGCCTCGGTGGCCGGTTCCTCTGGGAGACGCTCGTCGAGCGCGCTGACCCGGAGGCGCGCGACGTGCTGCTGCTCGCGGCCGCCGACATCTGGGCAGTCACCGACGACCTCGCGGCCTCCGTCACCGACGCCTATCGCAGCGCGCTGACCGACCGGGCCCGCAGGGACGGGCAGATGCGCGCCGTGCTCGTCGGGTCACTGCTCGACGGCGAAGGGGAGGACGCCCCGATCGGTGAGACGGCCGGCCTGCTCGACCTCGGCCGCGGCGGTGAGTACGTCGTCGTGTCGGCCGAGTCGCCGACGCCGGGTGCCGAAGGCCTTCCGGACGTGGAGCGGGTGCTGCGCCGCAGCAACGTCGTGTCCGCCTGGCGCCTCGACCACGACCACCACGAGGGCGTCGTCGGGTTGCGTCGTGGATTCGGGGTCGACGAGGTCGTCGAGGCGCTGGCGCCCCTGGCGTCGGGCCGGGTCGGCGTCAGCCGCGTGCTGCAGCGACTGGAGGACGCCAGGGAGGGACGCCGCCAGGCGCGGGTGGCGTGCGCGGCGGGCACGCCGGGCTCGACGGCAGTCGTCCAGTTCGGTGACCAGCCCATCGCCGTACTGCTCGCCAGCAGTCCGGACCAGGCCCGGGCGCTGGCCGAGGCCGTGCTCGCCCCCGTGCTCGCACTCGCACCGGACGACCGCGCGGTCATGGTCGACACGGCGCGGGCGTGGCTGGAGGGCGGCGGCTCCACGTCGGTCGCAGCGAAGGCGCTGCACGTGCACCGCAACACCGTTCGCTACCGGGTACGACGGCTCGAAGAGGTCACCGGACGGGATCTCGCCCGGCCCGTCGATGCCGCCGAGCTGTACGTCGCGCTGGAGGCGGCCCGGATCCTCGGACTGGGCTGA
- a CDS encoding alpha/beta fold hydrolase, with amino-acid sequence MSTIPSNQLAENAAPLDALLVGAALGAVRRFVPDASTARWAISLARQPRTTARRLGGLAGEAAKIVAGTSDVTPRRGDRRFADVGWTDNPLLRRLVQIYLAAGKTVDQLIVDADLDPRDHERVRFLLENLVEALAPSNVPLVNPASAKAVVDTAGLSLVRGGTQLIKDLASSPRIPEMVDTSGFTLGENVAATPGAVVFRNEVLELIQYTPQCDEVYEIPVMIVPPTINKFYAIDLAPGRSLVEFSTQGNRQIFVISWRNPDARHAAWNFDTYVRAILEALEAVEEITGSAKTVLAGICSGGILASIVAAYLAGIGRQDRLAALVLAVTVIDNAGAGSVSALTDPRLAALAKARSAKKGYLDGRALAEVFAWLRPSDLIWNYWVNNYLLGKKPPAFDILFWNADTTRMTAGLHADFVDLAMENQLTRPGALSVLGVPIDLGAVTIDNYVVAGIADHITPWENCYRTTQLLGGRSRFVLSTSGHIAALVNPPGNPKATFHTNEDHDADAKAWLAGADTQQGTWWNDVPGWLNERCGDLKAAPKELGSTRLQPLADAPGTYVYDK; translated from the coding sequence ATGAGCACGATCCCCAGCAACCAACTGGCCGAGAACGCGGCACCGCTCGACGCCCTGCTCGTGGGCGCCGCCCTCGGCGCGGTCCGCCGCTTCGTGCCCGACGCATCGACCGCACGGTGGGCGATCTCCCTGGCCCGCCAGCCGCGGACGACGGCACGACGCCTGGGCGGCCTCGCCGGCGAGGCCGCGAAGATCGTCGCCGGCACGTCGGACGTCACGCCTCGTCGCGGCGACCGCCGCTTCGCCGACGTGGGCTGGACCGACAACCCCCTGCTGCGCCGTCTCGTCCAGATCTACCTCGCCGCGGGCAAAACCGTGGACCAACTCATCGTCGACGCCGACCTCGACCCCCGTGACCACGAGCGGGTCCGGTTCCTGCTCGAGAACCTCGTCGAGGCGCTGGCGCCGAGCAACGTGCCGCTGGTCAACCCGGCGTCGGCCAAGGCGGTCGTCGACACTGCCGGCCTCAGCCTGGTCCGTGGCGGCACCCAGTTGATCAAGGACCTGGCCTCGTCGCCGCGGATCCCGGAGATGGTCGACACGTCCGGCTTCACGCTCGGTGAGAACGTCGCGGCCACACCGGGCGCCGTCGTGTTCCGCAACGAGGTGCTCGAGCTGATCCAGTACACGCCGCAGTGCGACGAGGTCTACGAGATCCCGGTGATGATCGTGCCGCCGACGATCAACAAGTTCTACGCGATCGACCTCGCGCCCGGCCGCAGCCTCGTGGAGTTCAGCACCCAGGGGAACCGGCAGATCTTCGTCATCTCCTGGCGCAACCCGGATGCCCGGCACGCCGCCTGGAACTTCGACACCTACGTGCGCGCGATCCTCGAGGCGCTCGAGGCCGTCGAGGAGATCACGGGGAGCGCCAAGACCGTGCTGGCCGGCATCTGCTCGGGCGGCATCCTGGCCAGCATCGTGGCGGCCTATCTCGCCGGCATCGGCCGCCAGGACCGACTGGCCGCCCTCGTGCTCGCCGTGACCGTGATCGACAACGCCGGGGCGGGCTCGGTCTCTGCGCTGACCGATCCGCGTCTTGCGGCGCTGGCGAAGGCCCGATCGGCGAAGAAGGGCTACCTCGACGGGCGGGCCCTCGCCGAGGTCTTCGCCTGGCTGCGCCCCAGCGACCTGATCTGGAACTACTGGGTCAACAACTACCTGCTCGGCAAGAAGCCACCGGCCTTCGACATCCTCTTCTGGAATGCCGACACCACCCGGATGACGGCGGGCCTGCACGCCGATTTCGTCGACCTGGCGATGGAGAACCAGCTCACCCGACCGGGCGCGTTGTCGGTCCTCGGCGTGCCGATCGACCTGGGCGCGGTGACCATCGACAACTACGTCGTCGCCGGGATCGCGGACCACATCACGCCGTGGGAGAACTGCTACCGCACCACGCAGTTGCTCGGTGGCAGGAGCCGTTTCGTGTTGTCGACCAGCGGCCACATCGCCGCACTGGTGAACCCGCCCGGCAACCCGAAGGCGACCTTCCACACGAACGAGGACCACGACGCCGACGCGAAGGCCTGGCTCGCCGGTGCGGACACCCAGCAGGGCACCTGGTGGAACGACGTACCCGGGTGGCTCAACGAGCGTTGTGGCGACCTCAAGGCGGCCCCCAAGGAACTCGGCTCGACCCGCCTGCAGCCTCTGGCCGACGCCCCGGGCACCTACGTCTACGACAAGTGA
- the phaZ gene encoding poly(3-hydroxyalkanoate) depolymerase, which yields MNELRQVTVLGHSIRVSVRPGSEPGPPLLLCNGIGASLDLLQPFVDALDHRIEVVRFDVPGVGGSPDPRTPYNFALLAYGIGKLMTLLGHHEYDVLGISWGGGLAQQIAFQQPHRCRRLVLASTATGSLMIPAGPQVLRKMVTPRRYRDASYAVQVAAELYGGQMRDRPDDVRRFMHDQSRVGSRRGYLLQLLAGAGWSSLPALPLIRQPTLILAGDDDPIIPLVNARIMRRLLPHARLHVYSDGHLGLVTSADELAPLVAGFLRGEA from the coding sequence GTGAACGAACTGCGCCAGGTCACCGTGCTCGGACACTCGATCCGGGTCTCGGTGCGGCCGGGGTCCGAGCCGGGGCCGCCGCTCCTGCTGTGCAACGGGATCGGCGCCAGCCTGGACTTGTTGCAACCCTTCGTCGACGCGCTGGACCACCGGATCGAGGTGGTCCGCTTCGACGTGCCCGGCGTCGGTGGTTCGCCGGACCCGCGAACGCCGTACAACTTCGCGCTCCTCGCGTACGGCATCGGCAAGCTGATGACCCTGCTCGGCCATCACGAGTACGACGTCCTGGGGATCTCGTGGGGCGGCGGACTCGCGCAACAGATCGCCTTCCAGCAGCCGCATCGCTGTCGACGGCTGGTACTGGCCAGCACCGCCACCGGCTCGCTGATGATTCCCGCCGGTCCGCAGGTCTTGCGCAAGATGGTCACTCCCCGGCGGTACCGGGACGCGAGCTACGCCGTCCAGGTCGCGGCCGAGCTGTACGGCGGACAGATGCGCGACCGACCCGACGACGTACGACGGTTCATGCACGACCAGTCCCGTGTCGGGTCGCGCCGTGGCTACCTGCTCCAGTTGCTTGCGGGTGCGGGCTGGTCCAGCCTTCCGGCGCTGCCCCTGATCCGGCAGCCCACGCTGATCCTCGCGGGCGACGACGACCCGATCATCCCGCTGGTGAACGCCCGGATCATGCGGCGGCTGCTCCCCCACGCACGCCTGCACGTCTACTCCGACGGGCACCTGGGCCTGGTCACCAGCGCCGACGAACTGGCACCCCTGGTCGCCGGGTTCCTGCGCGGCGAGGCCTGA
- a CDS encoding DUF1992 domain-containing protein, translated as MSADQQEPQQETPSVGALDALDAREAEKKAARARIEHQQTWVDLQIRQAMERGDFDNLPGAGKPIEGLGDTYDPEWWLKKLVEREHIAVLPPALQLRKDDAALDAHLDTLDSEQQVRREIEEFNARVIRARYTPVDGPPLITMPRDIDATLAAWHERRSARRRTTPAAVAPEPAPRARWWRRR; from the coding sequence ATGTCCGCGGACCAGCAGGAACCGCAGCAGGAGACCCCGTCCGTCGGTGCCCTCGACGCCCTCGACGCCCGCGAGGCCGAGAAGAAGGCCGCCCGCGCCCGCATCGAGCACCAGCAGACCTGGGTCGACCTGCAGATCCGCCAGGCGATGGAACGTGGCGACTTCGACAACCTGCCCGGCGCCGGCAAGCCGATCGAGGGACTCGGCGACACCTACGACCCCGAGTGGTGGCTCAAGAAACTCGTCGAGCGCGAACACATCGCAGTGCTGCCACCGGCCCTCCAGCTCCGCAAGGACGACGCCGCCCTCGACGCGCACCTCGACACCCTCGACTCCGAGCAGCAGGTCCGCCGCGAGATCGAGGAGTTCAACGCCCGCGTCATCCGCGCCCGCTACACACCCGTCGACGGTCCGCCGCTGATCACGATGCCCCGCGACATCGACGCCACCCTCGCCGCCTGGCACGAACGCCGCTCCGCCCGCCGTCGTACGACCCCAGCGGCGGTGGCACCCGAGCCCGCGCCTCGCGCCCGCTGGTGGCGGCGTCGATGA
- a CDS encoding CoA ester lyase: MSHKSAKDFFRPLAVGAPMPPREIPARPSRAIHFFDPSNEKMAAKIPGMVGTVDVLLGNLEDAVKADNKVAAREGLIRIGQSTDFGPTQFWTRINSLDSPWVLDDLTALVPAIGDKLDVIMVPKVQGAEDIHYIDRLLAQLEAKAGITKPILVHAILETARGVANIEEICGASPRMQGLSLGPADLAADRKMKTTRVGGGHPGYLVREDPPKGADGTSQIDAPRAIFQQDLWHYTIAKMVDACATHGIYPYYGPFGDIADVVACEDQFRNAFLLGCVGTWSLHPKQIAIANRVFAPSVEDIAHARRVAAAMGDGTGAVMIDGKMEDDASLKQCLVLVALAEQLAEIDPELKAAYDAIEVPA, encoded by the coding sequence GTGAGCCACAAGAGCGCCAAGGACTTTTTCCGCCCGCTGGCCGTGGGCGCGCCCATGCCGCCCCGCGAGATCCCCGCCCGGCCGAGCCGCGCGATCCACTTCTTCGATCCCAGCAACGAGAAGATGGCCGCGAAGATCCCCGGGATGGTCGGCACCGTCGACGTACTCCTCGGCAACCTGGAGGACGCCGTCAAGGCGGACAACAAGGTCGCCGCGCGGGAGGGCCTGATCCGGATCGGCCAGTCGACCGACTTCGGCCCGACCCAGTTCTGGACCCGGATCAACTCGCTCGACAGCCCGTGGGTGCTCGACGACCTCACCGCGCTCGTGCCGGCGATCGGCGACAAGCTCGACGTGATCATGGTTCCGAAGGTGCAGGGCGCCGAGGACATCCACTACATCGACCGGCTGCTCGCCCAGCTCGAGGCCAAGGCCGGCATCACCAAGCCGATCCTCGTGCACGCGATCCTCGAGACCGCCCGCGGCGTCGCGAACATCGAGGAGATCTGCGGCGCCAGCCCGCGCATGCAGGGCCTCTCCCTCGGCCCGGCCGACCTCGCGGCCGACCGCAAGATGAAGACCACCCGCGTCGGTGGCGGCCACCCCGGCTACCTCGTCCGGGAGGACCCGCCGAAGGGCGCCGACGGCACCAGCCAGATCGACGCACCGCGTGCGATCTTCCAGCAGGACCTGTGGCACTACACGATCGCCAAGATGGTCGACGCCTGCGCGACCCACGGCATCTACCCGTACTACGGCCCGTTCGGCGACATCGCCGATGTCGTGGCGTGCGAGGACCAGTTCCGCAACGCCTTCCTGCTCGGCTGCGTCGGCACCTGGAGCCTGCACCCCAAGCAGATCGCGATCGCCAACCGCGTGTTCGCCCCGAGCGTCGAGGACATCGCCCACGCCCGCCGGGTCGCCGCCGCCATGGGCGACGGCACCGGTGCCGTGATGATCGACGGCAAGATGGAGGACGACGCCTCCCTCAAGCAGTGCCTGGTCCTGGTCGCGCTGGCCGAACAGCTGGCCGAGATCGATCCCGAGTTGAAGGCCGCCTACGACGCGATTGAGGTTCCGGCATGA
- a CDS encoding CoA ester lyase, which produces MSEFKPLRSVLYMPSANERALEKAKTLPADAIIFDLEDSVSPDAKVGARAAAAAAVQSGEYGRRQLIIRVNGIGTEWHDDDIKAAAAAGPDVVLVPKVNSAEEVHALVDALGAAGAPEKTKLWAMVETPIGMLNALSIATASERLTGFVMGTNDLVKELYAEHVPGRQPVITGLGLALLAARAAGIVIIDGVYNDVKNIDGFLAECEQGRQMGFDGKTLIHPGQVEGANTAFAPSEQAVEDARGLIQAWEDGKGAGVVTYNGKMVESLHVESAERALSINEAIQALQG; this is translated from the coding sequence ATGAGCGAGTTCAAGCCCCTGCGTTCCGTCCTCTACATGCCCAGCGCCAACGAGCGGGCACTGGAGAAGGCCAAGACGCTCCCCGCCGACGCGATCATCTTCGACCTCGAGGACTCGGTTTCCCCCGATGCCAAGGTCGGCGCCCGCGCCGCCGCTGCCGCTGCCGTGCAGTCCGGTGAGTACGGCCGCCGCCAGCTGATCATCCGCGTCAACGGCATCGGCACCGAGTGGCACGACGACGACATCAAGGCAGCGGCCGCGGCCGGGCCCGACGTCGTACTCGTCCCCAAGGTGAACTCCGCCGAGGAGGTCCACGCCCTCGTCGACGCCCTCGGCGCCGCCGGCGCCCCCGAGAAGACGAAGCTCTGGGCGATGGTCGAGACCCCCATCGGCATGCTCAACGCCCTGTCGATCGCTACCGCGTCCGAGCGCCTCACCGGCTTCGTGATGGGCACCAACGACCTCGTCAAGGAGCTGTACGCCGAGCACGTGCCCGGTCGCCAGCCCGTGATCACCGGCCTGGGCCTCGCCCTGCTCGCGGCCCGCGCCGCCGGCATCGTCATCATCGACGGCGTCTACAACGACGTGAAGAACATCGACGGCTTCCTCGCCGAGTGCGAGCAGGGCCGCCAGATGGGCTTCGACGGCAAGACCCTCATCCACCCCGGTCAGGTCGAGGGCGCGAACACCGCCTTCGCCCCGAGCGAGCAGGCCGTCGAGGACGCCCGCGGGCTGATCCAGGCATGGGAGGATGGCAAGGGCGCCGGCGTCGTGACCTACAACGGCAAGATGGTGGAGAGCCTCCACGTCGAGTCGGCCGAGCGCGCGCTGTCGATCAACGAGGCGATCCAGGCTCTCCAGGGCTGA
- a CDS encoding cupin domain-containing protein, producing MDTLTATVRQQGEGEQSWFCGGGTFTWKVTGAETGGAFFMFEDDLEQGKVTPLHIHPNADETFYLLEGEILLHIDGEETRLGAGGVVAFPRNVPHAFMVTSPTARMLTFQNPAAGEAFYRHASEAQPTPVDFDRIRAAAEATGAIEILGPPPFRPPA from the coding sequence ATGGACACATTGACAGCCACGGTCCGGCAGCAGGGCGAGGGGGAGCAGTCCTGGTTCTGCGGCGGCGGCACGTTCACCTGGAAGGTCACCGGTGCCGAGACCGGTGGCGCGTTCTTCATGTTCGAGGACGACCTCGAGCAGGGGAAGGTCACCCCGCTGCACATCCACCCGAACGCCGACGAGACGTTCTACCTGCTCGAGGGCGAGATCCTGCTGCACATCGACGGCGAGGAGACCCGCCTTGGCGCGGGCGGCGTCGTGGCGTTCCCCCGCAACGTGCCCCACGCCTTCATGGTCACGTCACCGACAGCCAGGATGCTGACGTTCCAGAACCCTGCCGCCGGCGAGGCCTTCTACCGGCACGCGAGCGAAGCCCAGCCCACGCCGGTCGACTTCGACCGCATCCGAGCGGCCGCCGAGGCCACCGGCGCCATCGAGATCCTGGGGCCGCCGCCGTTCCGACCCCCGGCCTGA
- a CDS encoding TetR/AcrR family transcriptional regulator codes for MSTAYEKSGRTRQKARTRGELIAATRALIASGTPSPTVEEAAERASVSRTTAYRYFPSQTALLIAAHPEITTTSLLSDDAGDDPATRLDQAVERFLAMVLEGEGQQRTMLRLSLEASDKRDLPLRQGRAIGWFTDALAPLEPRLGKAEVRRLAVAIRSATGIEALVWLTDVAGLSRPKAAQQLRWTAQAMLAHALTEGPP; via the coding sequence ATGTCAACGGCGTACGAGAAGTCCGGCCGGACCCGGCAGAAGGCGCGCACGCGCGGTGAGCTGATCGCGGCGACCCGGGCCCTGATCGCGAGCGGCACTCCGTCCCCCACAGTGGAGGAGGCGGCCGAGCGGGCATCGGTGTCGCGGACCACGGCCTACCGCTACTTCCCCAGCCAGACTGCACTCCTGATCGCGGCGCACCCGGAGATCACCACCACGTCCCTGCTGTCGGACGATGCCGGCGATGACCCGGCCACGAGGCTCGACCAGGCCGTCGAGAGGTTCCTCGCGATGGTGCTCGAGGGCGAGGGGCAGCAGCGGACGATGCTTCGGCTCTCTCTGGAGGCCTCCGACAAGCGCGACCTCCCCCTGCGCCAGGGCCGGGCGATCGGCTGGTTCACCGATGCCCTGGCTCCGCTGGAGCCACGACTCGGGAAGGCGGAGGTCCGCCGCCTGGCGGTGGCGATCCGCAGCGCGACCGGGATCGAGGCCCTCGTCTGGCTGACCGACGTCGCGGGACTCTCCCGGCCGAAGGCTGCGCAGCAGCTGCGCTGGACGGCGCAGGCGATGCTCGCGCATGCCCTGACCGAGGGTCCTCCCTAG
- a CDS encoding SGNH/GDSL hydrolase family protein: protein MNRWPLIATLLLVLAGLTACSDDVSAKKNKGAPIEAGDKYVALGDSYTAGGYLGDQTGAEGCLQSAGNYPHLLAKELDLELDDVSCGGARALHLKSPQLPSGGRVPPQLDAVTKDTKLVTLSIGGNESGLFASIVVNCVNLGGEDPTGSPCTDLAAQRSAKLERLIEKVASDIEDAVGDILDRAPGARVIIVGYPQVIPATGWCPAMPLAPADYPVGRELFSEVTRALEAGAEKADAEYIDVWSATEGHDICAKDPWVAGAAPDPKRGGFAFHPYIEEQQAVADLLVKQLGDTSAD from the coding sequence GTGAACCGATGGCCCCTGATCGCCACCCTGTTGCTCGTTCTCGCCGGTCTCACGGCGTGTTCCGACGACGTCAGCGCGAAGAAGAACAAGGGAGCGCCCATCGAGGCGGGCGACAAGTACGTCGCGCTCGGCGACTCCTACACCGCCGGCGGCTACCTCGGCGACCAGACCGGCGCGGAGGGATGTCTGCAGTCCGCGGGCAACTACCCTCACCTGCTCGCCAAGGAACTGGACCTCGAGCTCGACGACGTCAGCTGCGGCGGCGCTCGTGCGCTCCATCTGAAGAGCCCGCAGCTCCCGAGCGGAGGTCGCGTGCCGCCCCAGCTCGATGCGGTCACGAAGGACACCAAGCTGGTGACCCTGAGCATCGGCGGCAACGAGTCCGGCCTCTTTGCCAGCATCGTCGTCAACTGCGTGAACCTCGGCGGGGAAGACCCGACCGGCAGCCCGTGCACCGACCTGGCCGCCCAGCGATCGGCCAAGCTCGAGCGGCTGATCGAGAAGGTCGCCAGCGACATCGAGGACGCCGTCGGCGACATCCTGGATCGTGCGCCCGGTGCCCGGGTGATCATCGTCGGCTACCCGCAGGTCATCCCGGCCACCGGCTGGTGCCCGGCGATGCCCCTCGCCCCGGCCGACTACCCCGTCGGGCGGGAGTTGTTCAGCGAGGTCACGCGCGCGCTGGAGGCCGGAGCCGAGAAGGCGGACGCCGAGTACATCGACGTGTGGTCAGCCACCGAGGGCCACGACATCTGCGCCAAGGACCCGTGGGTCGCCGGCGCAGCACCGGACCCGAAGCGGGGCGGCTTTGCCTTCCACCCCTACATCGAGGAACAGCAGGCCGTTGCCGACCTCCTCGTGAAGCAGCTCGGCGACACGTCGGCGGACTGA